In Paraburkholderia caribensis, a single window of DNA contains:
- a CDS encoding RNA methyltransferase: protein MVQTPASPSSSIASDSSSIGGGFTSTRFVLVEPSHPGNVGAAARALKTMGFSRLVLVSPRVADVKNDPEAIAMASGADDVLASAHVVPTLADALSGAHWSLALTARAREYGPPQLAPRAAATQAREHAVHGDIALVFGNERTGLSNEDVERCSALAHIPANPAYSSLNLSQAIQVLSYELRMAYLVDSDGSEPVAGGAGTLAASDEIERMYVHLENALIALDFLDPGNPKKLMSRLRRLFARSGLEREEVNIVRGIAKHILLKAKGRDGDER, encoded by the coding sequence GTGGTTCAAACCCCTGCTTCGCCTTCCTCCAGTATCGCTTCCGACAGTTCCAGCATCGGCGGCGGTTTCACGTCGACGCGTTTCGTGCTCGTCGAGCCGAGTCATCCCGGCAACGTCGGCGCGGCGGCGCGCGCGTTGAAGACCATGGGCTTTTCACGGCTCGTTCTCGTGTCGCCGCGCGTGGCGGACGTGAAAAACGACCCCGAGGCGATCGCGATGGCCTCCGGCGCGGACGACGTGCTCGCGTCCGCCCATGTCGTGCCGACGCTCGCCGATGCGCTGTCGGGCGCGCACTGGTCGTTGGCGCTGACGGCGCGCGCGCGCGAATACGGGCCGCCCCAGCTCGCGCCGCGCGCGGCCGCGACCCAGGCGCGCGAACACGCCGTGCATGGCGATATCGCGCTGGTGTTCGGCAACGAGCGCACGGGGCTGTCCAACGAAGACGTCGAGCGGTGCAGCGCGCTCGCCCATATTCCCGCCAATCCTGCGTACAGCTCGCTGAATCTGTCGCAGGCCATTCAGGTCCTGTCGTACGAACTGCGCATGGCCTATCTGGTCGACAGCGACGGATCGGAGCCGGTGGCGGGCGGCGCGGGCACGCTCGCCGCGAGCGACGAAATCGAGCGCATGTACGTGCACCTCGAAAACGCGCTGATCGCGCTCGACTTTCTCGATCCCGGCAACCCGAAAAAACTGATGTCGCGCTTGCGGCGGCTGTTCGCGCGTTCGGGTCTGGAGCGTGAAGAGGTCAACATCGTGCGTGGAATTGCGAAGCACATTCTGCTGAAGGCGAAAGGGCGCGACGGCGACGAGCGTTGA
- the lplT gene encoding lysophospholipid transporter LplT: MKKGFYTIIAAQFVSSLADNALLIAAIALLTEIRSAAWITPLLQIFFTISYVLLAPFVGAFADALQKRHVMFISNALKACGCLLMIGGVHPMIAYGVVGFGAAAYSPAKYGILTELLPADRLVAANAWLESATVLSTIVGTMLGGALISTYASRFVQHAHWPLIHSAADLAMLAVMITYAIAAALNVGIPDTGARYPNRLTEPGELVGEFVRCFNVLWADRLAQIALWVTTLLWGGAVTLQLLVLKWADANLGLSLSKAAVMQGVAGLGIAVGAAAAAAWIPLRASLKVLPVGLIMGAVTVAMAFYNKNLFPPGAGLRVGELFAPAYIIFAYPLMVLLGALSGFFIVPMNAILQHRGATLLTAGHSIAVQNFNQNLAVLLMLGAYAILLTAKMPVQWIITVFGVFITGMMWLAQRRSAANAHKVDMRALIEE, encoded by the coding sequence ATGAAGAAAGGTTTCTACACGATCATCGCGGCGCAGTTCGTGTCGTCGCTCGCCGATAACGCGCTGCTGATCGCGGCCATTGCGCTGCTCACCGAGATCCGTTCGGCTGCGTGGATCACGCCGCTGCTGCAGATCTTCTTCACGATTTCCTACGTGCTGCTCGCGCCGTTCGTCGGCGCATTCGCCGACGCGCTGCAAAAGCGCCACGTGATGTTCATCTCGAACGCGCTGAAGGCGTGCGGCTGCCTGCTGATGATCGGCGGCGTGCATCCGATGATCGCGTACGGCGTGGTCGGCTTCGGCGCAGCCGCGTACTCGCCCGCGAAGTACGGCATTCTCACCGAGCTGCTGCCCGCCGACCGGCTCGTCGCCGCGAATGCGTGGCTCGAATCGGCGACCGTGCTGTCGACCATCGTCGGCACGATGCTGGGCGGCGCGCTGATCAGCACTTACGCGTCGCGTTTCGTGCAGCACGCGCATTGGCCGCTGATCCATTCCGCCGCGGACCTCGCGATGCTCGCCGTGATGATCACCTATGCGATCGCGGCCGCGCTCAATGTCGGCATTCCCGACACGGGCGCGCGCTATCCGAACCGGTTGACGGAGCCGGGCGAACTGGTCGGCGAATTCGTGCGCTGCTTCAACGTGCTGTGGGCCGACCGTCTCGCGCAGATCGCGCTGTGGGTCACGACGCTGCTGTGGGGCGGCGCGGTCACGCTGCAACTGCTGGTGCTCAAATGGGCCGACGCGAATCTCGGGCTGTCGCTGTCGAAAGCGGCCGTCATGCAGGGTGTGGCCGGCCTTGGCATCGCCGTGGGTGCCGCCGCCGCCGCCGCGTGGATTCCGTTGCGCGCGTCGCTCAAAGTGTTGCCCGTCGGTCTGATCATGGGTGCCGTGACCGTCGCGATGGCCTTCTACAACAAGAACCTGTTTCCGCCCGGCGCGGGTCTGCGCGTCGGTGAACTCTTTGCGCCCGCGTACATCATCTTCGCGTATCCGCTGATGGTGCTGCTCGGCGCGCTGTCAGGCTTTTTCATCGTGCCGATGAACGCGATTCTCCAGCATCGCGGCGCAACCCTCCTCACTGCCGGCCACTCGATCGCCGTGCAGAACTTCAACCAGAATCTCGCCGTGCTGCTGATGCTCGGCGCGTACGCAATCCTGCTGACGGCGAAGATGCCCGTGCAGTGGATCATCACCGTGTTCGGCGTGTTCATCACGGGCATGATGTGGCTTGCGCAGCGGCGCAGCGCCGCGAACGCGCACAAGGTCGACATGCGCGCGCTGATCGAAGAATGA
- a CDS encoding tetratricopeptide repeat protein yields MKHSSGRARGATPLFATALRSTLRPISGISFRAGARPGLLAALSTAAGATCCGLALMVLPAAPAFAQKTPTVAHGPAVRDATPDADASIQQKNWTAALTQLDARIATNPRDAQAKFKRATVLARLNRDDEAIAAFTELTETFPELPEPYNNLAALYAKQGRYTEARAALETAVKASPGYGLAYENLGDLYLRMADQAYRRAQNLGAGNGTTTQRIADIEKIVTPRKTPVTKTSQPADTGYTNRAMQNVTETPGFTFGGPNGSLATPPYVAPSQ; encoded by the coding sequence ATGAAACACTCCAGCGGCCGCGCGCGAGGCGCCACGCCCCTCTTCGCGACGGCGCTCCGCTCGACGCTACGCCCGATTTCCGGCATCTCGTTCCGTGCGGGTGCCCGTCCGGGTTTGCTCGCGGCGCTGAGCACGGCAGCGGGCGCGACCTGCTGCGGCCTCGCCCTCATGGTCCTGCCTGCCGCGCCCGCCTTCGCGCAGAAAACGCCGACCGTCGCACACGGTCCGGCCGTGCGCGACGCGACACCCGACGCCGACGCGTCGATCCAGCAGAAGAACTGGACGGCCGCGCTCACGCAGCTCGATGCGCGCATCGCGACGAATCCGCGCGACGCGCAAGCCAAGTTCAAGCGCGCCACCGTGCTTGCGCGTCTGAACCGCGACGACGAAGCGATCGCCGCATTCACTGAACTCACCGAGACATTCCCCGAACTGCCCGAACCGTACAACAACCTCGCTGCGCTCTACGCGAAGCAGGGCCGCTATACGGAAGCGCGCGCCGCGCTGGAAACGGCCGTCAAGGCGAGCCCCGGCTACGGCCTCGCGTACGAGAATCTCGGCGACCTCTATCTGCGCATGGCGGATCAGGCGTATCGCCGCGCACAAAATCTGGGCGCAGGCAACGGCACGACAACGCAGCGCATCGCCGACATCGAGAAAATCGTCACGCCGCGCAAGACGCCCGTGACGAAGACCAGCCAGCCGGCTGATACCGGCTACACGAATCGCGCCATGCAGAACGTTACCGAGACGCCCGGTTTCACGTTCGGCGGCCCGAACGGTTCGCTCGCGACGCCGCCGTACGTTGCACCATCGCAGTGA
- a CDS encoding UDP-2,3-diacylglucosamine diphosphatase: protein MLQETPLRSVAAGVPGEGKRPHAARPFFFIADLHLSEAIPQTVHAFEHFIRVTAEHADSVFILGDLFEYWIGDDMLAEPFPARMAALMHTLSERGIALYIMHGNRDFLLGKRFMKAAGAIWLPDPFVITAFGTKIALTHGDAQCTSDRKYQRFRGFARNHFAQWLFLVWPYRWRKALAEKMRRSSEAGRQRPVSPRYDVTSEGIAALFKKTKTATIIHGHTHRPALHHEKGGMRWVLPDWDLDHGERRGGYVRIDSEGIKALRLDK, encoded by the coding sequence ATGCTGCAAGAGACGCCGCTGCGAAGCGTCGCTGCGGGCGTGCCTGGCGAGGGCAAACGCCCGCACGCGGCGCGCCCGTTTTTCTTTATCGCCGACCTGCATCTGAGCGAGGCGATCCCACAGACGGTCCACGCGTTCGAGCATTTCATCCGCGTGACGGCCGAGCATGCGGATTCCGTTTTTATTCTCGGCGACCTGTTCGAATACTGGATCGGCGACGACATGCTCGCCGAACCTTTTCCCGCCCGCATGGCCGCGCTGATGCACACGCTCTCGGAGCGCGGCATCGCGCTCTACATCATGCACGGCAATCGCGACTTCCTTCTGGGCAAGCGCTTCATGAAAGCGGCGGGTGCCATCTGGCTGCCCGATCCGTTCGTCATCACCGCGTTCGGCACGAAAATCGCGCTCACCCACGGCGACGCGCAATGCACGTCGGACCGCAAATATCAGCGCTTTCGCGGCTTCGCGCGCAACCATTTCGCGCAGTGGCTGTTTCTTGTGTGGCCGTATCGCTGGCGTAAGGCTCTGGCGGAAAAAATGCGCAGGTCGAGTGAAGCGGGACGCCAGCGCCCCGTATCGCCGCGTTACGACGTGACGTCGGAAGGCATCGCCGCGCTCTTCAAGAAGACGAAGACGGCCACCATCATTCACGGCCATACCCACAGGCCAGCGCTGCATCATGAAAAAGGCGGTATGCGCTGGGTGTTGCCCGACTGGGATCTCGACCACGGCGAGCGTCGCGGCGGTTATGTACGCATCGATTCCGAAGGGATCAAGGCGCTGCGGCTGGACAAGTAG
- a CDS encoding peptidylprolyl isomerase yields MVELHTNHGVIKLELDAEKAPKSVENFLAYVKAGHYDNTVFHRVIDGFMIQGGGFEPGMTQKPTSTPIANEANNGLKNVKGSIAMARTNDPHSATAQFFINVNDNDFLNHSSPTPQGWGYAVFGKVVEGLEVVDAIRKVKTGSKGFHQDVPVDDVIIEKAVVVE; encoded by the coding sequence ATGGTTGAACTGCACACGAACCACGGCGTCATCAAGCTGGAACTGGACGCAGAGAAGGCGCCGAAGTCGGTTGAAAACTTCCTCGCCTACGTGAAGGCCGGCCACTACGACAACACGGTGTTCCATCGCGTGATCGACGGCTTCATGATCCAGGGCGGCGGTTTCGAGCCCGGCATGACGCAGAAGCCGACCAGCACGCCGATCGCCAACGAAGCGAACAACGGTCTGAAGAACGTGAAGGGTTCGATCGCGATGGCGCGCACGAACGACCCGCACTCGGCGACGGCTCAGTTCTTCATCAACGTCAACGACAACGACTTCCTGAACCACTCGTCGCCGACGCCGCAAGGCTGGGGCTACGCGGTGTTCGGCAAGGTCGTCGAAGGCCTCGAAGTCGTCGACGCGATCCGCAAGGTGAAGACGGGCTCGAAGGGCTTCCACCAGGACGTGCCCGTCGACGACGTGATCATTGAAAAGGCCGTTGTCGTCGAGTAA
- the cysE gene encoding serine O-acetyltransferase has translation MFTRLREDIATIRERDPAARSAWEVLTCYPGLHALIFHRVAHACWRANRRWIARFVSQFGRFMTGIEIHPGATVGRRVFIDHGMGVVIGETAEIGDDCTIYQGVTLGGTSLTRGAKRHPTLERGVIVGAGAKVLGGFTIGADAKIGSNAVVVKPVPAGGTAVGNPARVIMPATASVTSAPAPAGADGKATTARPGFCAYGITPNADDPVSLAIHGLVNHASTQSQRIDEVVAALERLGASLEALHGADAALLDLRRLSAAIEGKVEETAR, from the coding sequence ATGTTCACGAGACTCCGCGAAGACATCGCCACGATCCGCGAGCGCGATCCCGCCGCCCGCAGCGCCTGGGAAGTCCTCACGTGTTACCCGGGCCTGCACGCGCTGATATTCCACCGTGTCGCGCATGCCTGCTGGCGCGCCAACCGCCGCTGGATCGCGCGTTTCGTGTCGCAGTTCGGCCGGTTCATGACCGGGATCGAGATTCACCCGGGCGCGACAGTCGGGCGGCGTGTATTCATCGACCACGGCATGGGCGTCGTGATCGGCGAGACGGCGGAAATCGGCGACGACTGCACGATCTATCAGGGCGTCACGCTAGGCGGCACGTCGCTCACGCGCGGCGCGAAACGCCATCCAACGCTGGAGCGCGGCGTGATCGTCGGCGCGGGTGCAAAGGTGCTCGGCGGCTTCACGATTGGCGCGGACGCGAAGATCGGCTCGAACGCGGTCGTCGTGAAGCCGGTGCCGGCAGGCGGCACGGCCGTCGGCAATCCGGCGCGCGTGATCATGCCGGCGACGGCGTCGGTGACGTCGGCTCCCGCACCCGCGGGCGCCGACGGCAAGGCGACGACGGCTCGCCCGGGGTTCTGCGCGTACGGCATCACGCCGAATGCCGACGATCCCGTCTCGCTTGCCATTCATGGGCTGGTCAATCACGCGTCGACGCAATCGCAGCGCATCGACGAAGTCGTCGCGGCGCTCGAGCGGCTCGGCGCCAGCCTTGAAGCGCTGCATGGCGCGGACGCGGCATTGCTCGATCTGCGCCGTCTGTCGGCGGCGATCGAGGGGAAGGTCGAGGAAACGGCGCGCTGA
- a CDS encoding peptidylprolyl isomerase translates to MKWLMLALGSAALIANAPAFAQNGSQAAHPSVLLKTSEGDIRVELYPEKAPKTVANFLDYVKSGQYNGTIFHRVIPGFMVQGGGYTTSYAEKPTRAPIPLESRNGLKNMTGTIAMARTSDPNSATAQFFINTVDNAGLDYPNPDGNGYAVFGKVTSGMDVVKKIEGTPTTSRGPMSDVPQKQIVLQSATIVGK, encoded by the coding sequence ATGAAATGGTTGATGTTGGCGCTCGGCAGCGCCGCCCTGATCGCGAACGCACCGGCTTTTGCGCAAAACGGATCACAGGCTGCGCATCCGTCCGTTCTCTTGAAGACGTCGGAAGGCGATATCCGCGTCGAGTTGTATCCTGAGAAAGCGCCGAAGACGGTTGCCAATTTCCTCGACTACGTGAAATCCGGTCAATATAACGGGACGATCTTCCATCGCGTGATTCCCGGCTTCATGGTCCAGGGCGGCGGCTACACGACGAGCTATGCGGAAAAACCGACGCGCGCGCCGATTCCGCTCGAAAGCCGCAACGGCCTGAAGAACATGACGGGCACGATCGCGATGGCACGCACGAGCGACCCGAATTCTGCCACCGCGCAGTTCTTCATCAACACGGTCGACAATGCGGGCCTCGACTATCCGAATCCGGACGGCAACGGCTACGCGGTGTTCGGCAAGGTCACGTCGGGCATGGACGTCGTGAAGAAGATCGAGGGCACGCCGACCACCTCGCGCGGCCCGATGAGCGATGTGCCGCAAAAGCAGATCGTGCTCCAGTCGGCGACAATCGTCGGTAAGTAA
- a CDS encoding inositol monophosphatase family protein yields MHPMLNIAVKAARRAGQIINRASLDLDLVQVSKKQHNDFVTEVDKASEAAIIETLTTAYPDHAILAEESGESGNESEFQWIIDPLDGTTNFIHGFQYYCVSIALAHKGIITQAVVYDPTRNDLFTASRGRGAYLNDRRIRVGRRDRLADSLIGTGFPFREKDTLEAYTQLFADMTKACAGLRRPGAAALDLANVAAGRLDGFFEQGISAWDMAAGSLLVTEAGGLVGNYTGDSDFLHLHEIVAGNPKVYAQMIPILSRYTKTKEQAA; encoded by the coding sequence ATGCATCCCATGCTCAATATCGCTGTCAAGGCCGCTCGCCGCGCCGGGCAGATCATCAACCGCGCGTCGCTCGATCTCGACCTCGTGCAGGTCAGCAAGAAGCAGCACAACGATTTCGTCACGGAGGTCGACAAGGCGTCCGAAGCCGCCATCATCGAAACGCTGACCACCGCCTACCCCGATCACGCAATCCTCGCCGAAGAGTCCGGCGAATCGGGCAACGAGTCCGAATTCCAGTGGATCATCGATCCCCTCGACGGCACCACGAACTTCATCCACGGCTTCCAGTATTACTGCGTGTCGATCGCGCTTGCGCACAAGGGCATCATCACGCAGGCAGTCGTCTACGACCCGACGCGCAACGACCTGTTCACGGCCTCGCGCGGCCGCGGCGCGTATCTGAACGACCGGCGCATCCGCGTCGGCCGCCGCGACCGGCTCGCCGACAGCCTGATCGGCACGGGCTTCCCGTTCCGCGAAAAAGACACGCTCGAAGCGTACACGCAGCTCTTCGCCGACATGACGAAGGCTTGCGCGGGCCTGCGCCGCCCGGGCGCCGCAGCGCTCGATCTGGCGAACGTCGCGGCGGGACGCCTCGACGGTTTCTTCGAGCAAGGCATCAGCGCGTGGGACATGGCGGCGGGCAGTCTGCTCGTCACGGAAGCGGGCGGCCTGGTCGGCAATTACACGGGCGACTCGGACTTCCTGCATCTGCATGAGATCGTCGCCGGCAACCCGAAGGTGTATGCGCAGATGATTCCGATTCTGTCGCGTTACACCAAGACGAAAGAGCAGGCAGCTTAA